From one Rhodamnia argentea isolate NSW1041297 chromosome 1, ASM2092103v1, whole genome shotgun sequence genomic stretch:
- the LOC115729478 gene encoding protein PUTATIVE RECOMBINATION INITIATION DEFECT 1, with product MYFNDWQEPDAELADEVEEEEEEGTEDSSSPPSSCSQGHRCSLNLRTRHGGAICLLCLSNLLTAPRPPTVHVSYALSQLSRALSDPPFLRSLLTFHAHLLVSPLVHALSTSDDEPIACQIIDLVVLLSDSGRESALACEFASRVSGLLCSRALGWSRRQVYVLHCFGILLNHGTIDVYASIKDKHVFVVHLMDGLQLPSDDIQGEILFVLYKLSVLQREYGDGDKSEPFVSCSPKLIHLSLDVLLKTQSDDVRLNCVALLSMLVQRGFLKDPYDDCMSNLSSVEADSPVQVTDDLSDISSLTLFSEAIKGPLLSSDGQVQMGTLELVAYYLRELNSVKQFQLLVEANIADYVFEILRLSECKDPVISSCLGVLDLLSNAGQAFTQRLAVGFASLIPVFAYVAEVPFHPGQLQLLKLVFSCISDCPGVASTSQSEQLAVILARMLRRYNDGETGMLSESFMLICSILMSMMNSPTCHDVLNLTTCIQESLKDAILACLSATREHTDLLLHSLLLLKEAFAYGCGGYPVNNSNKNGLQHCVIDICRRWLLPWLWTSIKGEEEDEETVLGVLDIFHAILIHSYHDRTSEFAEDLISSSWFTFSFSCLALYPTERMKGRIYLMMSSLMEVLLGNDCGQNLRDAVSYLPSDPNDLLFLLGQESSHNLQLSFCQSAALQILYCSSLFDERLAADKIVLASIEQFILVNGCNLTSTSMSSSTAIQLVAVYSLYRGLAKMSYQMPYSPEAERLFIQLVTKSELDLLSARIHPTSLKWLFQQEKLCESLSCQILTFCRISPKSDNPLIVHGKKVHGLDVQLIAELVAAEDNYAAKLLVYIFEEVVTENNQENDLTSVLNLMEDVIRMFPEASNRLCLNGIAKAIHIFYNESSPSSQVYTATAIFIFNILSSVDSDALADDEAWVAVALKLMDHLIYSGDIGKCSTCCLILGILCLVLHHSTNGALVKASKTVLLNTSLASTLSSAIHMACPNGPAMDNIDEGTKAGETLLHVLLLHYFAFKSMHAILPSAVDWDNLIGQSTCVGTRPFLSIKCHDLCRLMHFGPPLVKLVASHCLLELFIRLSEQRDSKHEDLCTNKYWMSLMAVFEGLLLYNDTRVAMNSSLCLAMILKWEIQKVAEIFNRRRMWCRLILEELVISLAAPSLVSKSSTNHHKAAIIVAVALLKLPKVPEWLRSVFNDTFLTGILRNLTGSNLSAEIFLLLRELLNSKLLCADDHVANLNRVLQESRSRTYGESMKAESKEKCLKKVIAVDDDTGATIDFLIDLIASDSRRAESYGGLQIGKERLLDEIEMFFQVDSSR from the exons ATGTACTTCAACGATTGGCAGGAACCAGATGCGGAGCTCGCAGAcgaagttgaagaagaagaagaagaaggaacagaGGATTCATCGTCGCCTCCAAGCTCTTGCTCGCAAGGCCACAGATGTTCTCTCAACCTCAGGACTCGACATGGAGGCGCCATTTGCTTGCTCTGCCTCTCCAACCTCCTCACCGCCCCTCGCCCGCCCACCGTCCACGTCTCCTACGCCCTCTCCCAGCTCTCTCGAGCCCTCTCCGACCCCCCGTTCCTCCGATCTCTCCTCACCTTCCACGCCCACCTCCTCGTCTCCCCTCTCGTCCACGCGCTCTCCACCTCCGACGACGAGCCGATTGCTTGCCAGATCATCGACCTGGTCGTTCTTCTGTCGGATTCCGGCCGCGAATCGGCATTGGCTTGTGAGTTCGCGTCTAGGGTTTCGGGCCTGCTCTGTTCTCGCGCGCTGGGGTGGAGTCGACGCCAGGTTTATGTG CTCCACTGCTTTGGAATCCTTCTAAACCATGGGACAATTGATGTTTATGCCTCAATTAAAGATAAACATGTCTTTGTTGTTCATCTTATGGATGGTCTTCAACTACCGAG TGATGATATCCAGGGGGAGATATTATTTGTGCTTTACAAGTTGTCAGTCCTCCAGCGGGAATATGGGGATGGTGACAAAAGTGAGCCTTTTGTTTCTTGTAGTCCCAAGCTCATACATCTGTCGTTGGATGTCCTCTTGAAGACCCAAAGTGATGATGTTCGCCTGAACTGTGTAG CACTTTTGTCGATGCTGGTTCAGAGAGGGTTTCTCAAAGATCCATATGACGATTGTATGAGCAACTTGAGTTCTGTTGAAGCTGATAGTCCTGTGCAAGTTACAGATGATTTATCAGATATCTCTTCCCTCACCTTATTTTCAGAGGCCATCAAAGGTCCATTGCTTTCATCAGATGGTCAAGTCCAAATGGGCACGTTAGAGTTAGTTGCCTATTATTTACGTGAACTAAATTCAGTCAAGCAGTTTCAACTTTTGGTGGAAGCTAATATTGCGGATTATGTATTCGAAATTCTCAGGTTATCAG AATGCAAGGATCCTGTCATCAGCTCTTGCCTTGGAGTTCTTGATCTCCTGTCAAATGCTGGACAAGCTTTTACACAGAGACTTGCAGTTGGCTTTGCCTCTCTAATTCCTGTCTTTGCTTATGTTGCCGAGGTGCCTTTTCATCCTGGTCAGCTTCAGCTACTGAAGCTCGTCTTTAGTTGCATTTCTGACTGCCCTGGAGTGGCATCAACTTCACAAAGTGAACAATTAGCTGTTATTTTGGCAAGGATGCTTAGAAGATATAATGATGGTGAAACAGGCATGCTTTCAGAATCATTCATGCTGATATGCTCTATCTTGATGAGTATGATGAATTCCCCAACTTGTCATGATGTCTTAAATCTAACAACGTGCATTCAAGAGTCATTAAAAGATGCCATTTTGGCTTGTCTAAGTGCCACCAGAGAGCATACAGACCTCCTCCTGCATTCCTTGCTTCTACTGAAAGAGGCCTTTGCTTATGGTTGTGGAGGTTACCCTGTCAACAACTCCAACAAGAATGGATTGCAACATTGTGTCATCGATATATGTAGACGATGGCTATTGCCTTGGCTATGGACATCCATcaaaggagaagaggaggatgaggaaaCTGTCCTGGGCGttcttgatatttttcatgCAATACTTATTCACAGCTATCACGACCGAACTAGTGAATTCGCAGAGGACCTGATATCTAGTTCTtggttcaccttctcattcagCTGTTTGGCTTTATATCCAACAGAGAGGATGAAAGGCCGAATTTATCTGATGATGAGTTCACTCATGGAAGTTCTACTTGGAAATGATTGTGGGCAGAACCTTAGGGATGCTGTGTCTTACCTTCCATCTGATCCAAATGATTTGCTGTTTCTGCTGGGGCAAGAGAGTTCCCATAATCTGCAGTTGTCATTTTGTCAATCTGCGGCCCTCCAAATTTTGTATTGTAGTTCTTTGTTTGATGAAAG GCTTGCAGCTGATAAAATTGTGTTAGCTTCCATTGAACAATTCATCCTTGTCAATGGGTGTAATCTAACAAGCACTTCTATGAGTTCGTCAACTGCTATTCAACTAGTTGCTGTATATAGTCTGTATAGGGGTCTTGCCAAGATGAGCTACCAAATGCCATATAGTCCAGAAGCTGAGAGGCTCTTTATACAACTAGTCACCAAAAGTGAATTGGATCTGCTGTCTGCTAGAATTCACCCTACGTCACTTAAATGGTTGTTTCAACAAGAGAAACTCTGTGAATCACTGTCTTGTCAGATCTTGACGTTCTGCAGAATTAGTCCCAAATCTGACAACCCATTAATTGTCCATGGGAAAAAGGTACATGGTCTGGATGTGCAGTTGATTGCAGAATTGGTGGCAGCAGAAGACAATTACGCTGCAAAACTTCTTGTGTACATATTTGAAGAGGTTGTCACAGAAAATAACCAAGAGAATGACTTGACTTCAGTATTGAATCTCATGGAAGATGTCATACGTATGTTTCCTGAGGCTTCTAACAGATTATGCTTGAATGGAATAGCAAAGGCAATTCACATCTTCTATAATGAATCAAGCCCATCTTCACAGGTATACACAGCCAcagcaattttcattttcaacataTTGAGTTCAGTTGACTCAGATGCTCTTGCTGATGATGAAGCTTGGGTTGCAGTTGCTTTGAAG ttgatGGATCACTTGATCTACTCGGGCGACATAGGAAAGTGCTCTACTTGTTGCTtgattcttggcattttgtgTTTGGTTTTGCACCACTCAACAAATGGAGCACTAGTGAAGGCTTCAAAAACTGTTCTTCTCAACACTTCATTGGCATCAACCTTGTCCAGTGCTATTCATATGGCCTGTCCGAATGGACCAGCAATGGATAACATTGATGAGGGAACAAAGGCTGGAGAAACTTTGTTACATGTGCTTTTATTGCACTATTTTGCTTTCAAAAG CATGCATGCCATTTTACCAAGTGCAGTGGACTGGGATAATCTGATTGGTCAATCAACATGCGTCGGGACACGTCCTTTCTTAAGCATCAAGTGCCATGACTTGTGCAGGCTGATGCATTTCGGACCTCCTCTTGTCAAGCTCGTCGCTTCACACTGTCTGTTGGAGTTGTTTATTAGGTTATCCGAACAGAGAGACAGCAAGCATGAGGACCTATGCACAAATAAATACTGGATGTCACTGATGGCTGTATTTGAAGGCTTGCTTTTGTACAATGATACCAGAGTGGCAATGAACAGTAGCCTTTGCCTAGCAATGATCTTGAAGTGGGAAATACAGAAAGTAGCAGAAATATTCAACAGGAGAAGAATGTGGTGCAGATTGATTTTGGAAGAGTTGGTGATATCTCTGGCAGCTCCGTCTTTAGTGTCTAAATCTTCCACTAATCACCACAAGGCTGCTATCATCGTAGCTGTAGCACTACTGAAGCTACCTAAAGTTCCAGAATGGCTGCGGTCGGTGTTTAATGATACCTTCTTGACTGGTATACTCAGAAACCTCACAGGCAGTAACTTGAGCGCAGAGATTTTCCTCCTATTGCGTGAGCTGTTGAACTCTAAGCTCCTGTGTGCTGATGATCATGTGGCTAACCTAAACAGGGTGCTTCag GAATCCCGGAGCCGCACGTACGGTGAAAGCATGAAAGCagaaagcaaagagaaatgTCTAAAGAAGGTTATTGCCGTTGACGACGACACAGGAGCAACTATCGATTTTCTCATCGATCTGATTGCTTCTGATTCTCGACGAGCAGAGTCTTATGGAGGACTTCAAATTGGCAAGGAGAGATTGCTGGATGAGATAGAAATGTTTTTTCAGGTCGATAGCAGCAGATGA